From Triticum urartu cultivar G1812 chromosome 2, Tu2.1, whole genome shotgun sequence, a single genomic window includes:
- the LOC125540553 gene encoding uncharacterized protein LOC125540553, giving the protein MSEPVDGRTEKVPLAVVIVYAFDCTTSTPDWYKVDSVFWLVQEKLTRIRGSSLGYAYVMSTPNTYTSDMKSVDSAEINGNGYKSSPSWKRTACVKYMTGLYEAHRLIKDHGNMNAIILFFSDGLVNKGDFFDGAEDFLSSVPVYTFTLGGDAYNHGLRTIAANSPGGMFSPLPVPDLPSLSVPFSQLLDNILNDTTMHSEKNPSPTSGRWPLNVVIVSAFDCTTLTPARDKVNREVYWLVQKKLTQFVNSCLGYTYVMSTPNMYTSEMKLVDRTEIEANGYTRSSAWRRDSCKNNMAAGLVEAHRLISDHGHLNGIILLFSDGLINKGDFFDGVQGFISKVPVHTFTLGGDAYNQDLLTIAINSPGGTFHTLPVPEKPSLSVPFSRLVDTILSGAGKWPLDMVIVYAFDSTTSTPDYKTVDNIFWLVQEKLIRLVDSCLGYTYVMSTPNTCTSDMKIVDSTDTELKGYRKSPSWRRSACTKNMASGLSEAHKLISYRGHWNSIILLFSDGLINKGDYFDGAKDFVSKVPVHTFTLGGDANNHVLHAMAKNSPGGMFHPLQVPDKPNLPAPFSQLLDNILNGTTRST; this is encoded by the exons ATGAGTGAACCAGTGGATGGACGTACAGAGAAGGTGCCACTGGCCGTGGTGATTGTGTATGCATTTGACTGCACCACATCGACACCGGACTGGTATAAGGTAGATAGTGTCTTTTGGTTGGTTCAAGAGAAGCTCACCCGCATTAGGGGTAGCAGCCTCGGCTACGCATATGTCATGTCAACCCCTAATACTTACACGTCAGATATGAAATCAGTTGACTCTGCTGAGATAAACGGAAATGGCTACAAAAGTAGCCCGTCCTGGAAAAGGACCGCCTGTGTCAAATACATGACAGGACTCTATGAAGCACATAGACTAATCAAAGATCATGGGAACATGAATGCAATCATCTTGTTCTTTTCTGATGGGTTGGTCAACAAAGGCGACTTCTTTGACGGAGCTGAGGACTTCCTCTCCAGTGTGCCCGTCTACACGTTTACCCTCGGCGGAGATGCATATAACCAT GGTCTTCGCACCATTGCAGCAAATTCCCCAGGCGGGATGTTCAGCCCCCTCCCTGTTCCGGACTTGCCAAGCCTATCTGTGCCCTTCTCCCAACTCTTGGATAACATCCTTAATGATACCACGATGCACAGTGAGAAGAATCCTAGTCCCACTTCAG GGAGGTGGCCTTTAAATGTAGTGATTGTGTCGGCATTTGATTGCACTACCTTGACACCGGCTAGGGACAAGGTGAATCGTGAGGTTTATTGGTTGGTGCAAAAGAAGCTAACCCAATTTGTGAATAGTTGCCTTGGCTACACATACGTCATGTCGACCCCTAACATGTACACATCTGAGATGAAACTAGTTGACCGCACAGAGATAGAGGCAAATGGGTACACAAGAAGCTCAGCTTGGCGAAGGGATTCATGCAAGAACAACATGGCAGCTGGCCTCGTTGAGGCACATAGACTGATCAGCGACCACGGGCACCTGAATGGCATCATCTTGCTCTTCTCTGATGGGTTGATTAACAAGGGCGACTTCTTTGATGGAGTTCAGGGCTTCATCTCCAAAGTTCCAGTGCACACATTTACTCTTGGTGGAGATGCATATAACCAA GATCTTCTCACCATCGCAATAAATTCACCGGGAGGCACGTTTCACACCCTCCCCGTCCCGGAAAAACCGAGTCTATCGGTGCCTTTTTCGAGGCTGGTGGATACCATCCTCAGTGGCGCAG GGAAGTGGCCACTAGACATGGTGATTGTGTATGCATTTGACAGTACCACCTCAACCCCAGATTATAAAACTGTGGACAATATCTTTTGGTTGGTGCAAGAGAAGCTCATCCGTCTCGTGGATAGCTGCCTTGGTTACACTTATGTCATGTCAACCCCGAACACGTGCACGTCTGATATGAAAATAGTTGATTCGACCGATACAGAGTTAAAAGGCTACAGAAAAAGCCCGTCCTGGAGACGGTCCGCCTGCACGAAGAACATGGCGTCTGGCCTCTCCGAGGCCCACAAACTGATCAGCTACCGTGGACACTGGAATAGCATCATCTTGCTCTTCTCCGATGGGCTCATCAACAAGGGGGACTACTTTGATGGAGCCAAGGACTTCGTCTCAAAAGTACCTGTCCACACGTTTACTCTCGGCGGAGACGCGAACAACCAC GTTCTTCATGCCATGGCAAAGAATTCCCCTGGTGGGATGTTTCACCCCCTCCAGGTCCCTGATAAGCCGAATCTACCGGCACCCTTCTCGCAACTGCTGGACAACATCCTCAACGGTACCACGAGATCCACCTAG